A window of the Arcobacter sp. F155 genome harbors these coding sequences:
- a CDS encoding peptidylprolyl isomerase, with protein MASATARHILVRNKKLAQKIKEELIEGDIIFEKAAKKYSKCPTGKRKGFLGSFFKGDMVKEFDEVVFTKKTPLNKVVGPVKTEFGYHLIEVLARN; from the coding sequence ATGGCATCTGCAACAGCTAGACATATATTAGTTAGAAATAAAAAACTTGCACAAAAAATAAAAGAAGAACTAATAGAAGGTGATATTATATTTGAAAAAGCCGCAAAAAAGTACTCTAAATGTCCGACAGGTAAAAGAAAAGGTTTTTTAGGAAGTTTCTTTAAAGGTGATATGGTAAAAGAGTTTGATGAAGTAGTTTTCACTAAAAAAACTCCACTTAATAAAGTAGTGGGTCCTGTAAAAACAGAGTTTGGATATCACTTAATAGAAGTACTTGCTAGAAATTAA
- a CDS encoding CbbQ/NirQ/NorQ/GpvN family protein, with protein sequence MSKDIYYLEQNNETQLFLAAEKMNLPVLIKGPTGCGKTRFIEAMGEKLNREVYTVVCHDDLTSSDLLGRHLISENGTYWQDGPLTKAVRYGGICYLDEIIEARKDTTVILHSLADYRRVLPLDRTGETIEAHPDFMLVVSYNPGYQNILKGMKPSTKQRFISLSFDYPKKEEEKQIIIKESSIDEKIATKLVNIANEIRELTDTDIQEAVSTRLLVYAAKLIKKGFDEYQACIHCIVESLSDDKEVIDVLERLISLHFIKKD encoded by the coding sequence ATGTCTAAGGATATTTACTATTTAGAACAAAACAATGAAACGCAACTTTTTTTAGCTGCTGAAAAGATGAACTTACCAGTACTAATAAAAGGTCCAACGGGTTGTGGAAAAACAAGATTTATTGAAGCAATGGGAGAAAAACTAAATAGAGAAGTCTATACTGTTGTTTGCCACGATGATTTAACTTCTTCTGATTTATTAGGAAGACATCTAATATCTGAAAATGGTACATATTGGCAAGATGGACCTCTTACAAAAGCAGTTAGATATGGAGGAATTTGTTACCTTGATGAGATAATTGAAGCAAGAAAAGATACAACTGTTATCTTACACTCTCTTGCAGATTACAGAAGAGTACTTCCTTTAGATAGAACAGGTGAAACAATAGAAGCTCATCCTGATTTTATGTTAGTTGTCTCTTATAATCCTGGTTATCAAAATATCTTAAAAGGGATGAAACCAAGTACAAAACAAAGATTTATCTCTTTAAGTTTTGATTATCCTAAAAAAGAAGAAGAGAAGCAAATTATTATAAAAGAGAGTAGTATTGATGAGAAAATAGCTACAAAACTTGTAAATATTGCAAATGAAATAAGAGAGTTAACTGATACAGATATACAAGAAGCAGTATCCACAAGACTTTTAGTATATGCAGCTAAACTTATTAAAAAAGGCTTTGATGAATACCAGGCTTGTATTCATTGTATAGTTGAATCACTAAGTGATGATAAAGAAGTCATTGATGTTTTAGAACGATTAATATCTTTGCACTTTATAAAAAAGGATTAG
- a CDS encoding nitric oxide reductase activation protein NorD: MEEYIGKVWDKYITKKARKNFEEQTVFFEDNKKALRIFYHLLGGDKTKELYITDKRSIFKKRRSLSEKISGVGKEFYLPWQDEEALYLPPSISYFKDEKSNQLLYFWLIAMMSNIDVNKKNIISSNIKTTKYLLSKYEGFQEFYYNCSNEIFEQYEELEFIKELDKNSAKNILEIQPFYMWIYPSLKMKKTIEKFEEDEPYRNKEQKDKTETLLMKKKVEKIDDKSKTDGLLVFLPEGLMSILERVNVDRSEDDSFDENALFNAQDLDEITIGRKKANLNARIKMDLDIENDAIEEYPIKSNFSLDEWDYKKQKYLENFVNINPIFTKNIKAIKLPIRLNKITNQVQHELDLMQLDKIKRSNLDCGDEINLNTWIDYKSSKDKSVDKQNFFESFQKNTRDMSTLILADTSLSTEAGISSELRVIDMIKDGLIVFSEALERLQDNFSIYAFSSLKNKDVKFHLIKNFQEKYNDTIRGRIDYIKPGYYTRLGAAIRQSTKILETQKTKNRLLLIISDGKPNDVDKYDGRYGIEDTKKAINEVKAKGIVPFCITIDLEAKSYLTYLFGKNGFTVIRNVKKLPKILPEIYMNLTKD, from the coding sequence ATGGAAGAGTATATCGGAAAAGTTTGGGATAAATATATTACTAAAAAAGCAAGAAAAAACTTTGAAGAACAAACGGTTTTCTTTGAAGACAATAAAAAAGCATTAAGAATTTTTTATCACCTTTTAGGAGGTGATAAAACAAAAGAACTTTATATAACTGATAAACGTTCCATTTTTAAAAAAAGAAGAAGTCTAAGCGAAAAGATTTCTGGAGTAGGAAAAGAGTTTTATCTTCCATGGCAAGATGAAGAGGCTCTTTACCTCCCTCCTTCTATTTCATACTTTAAAGATGAAAAATCAAATCAACTTCTATATTTTTGGCTTATTGCAATGATGAGTAATATAGATGTAAATAAAAAGAACATCATCTCTAGTAATATTAAAACAACAAAATATCTATTATCTAAATATGAAGGTTTTCAAGAGTTTTATTATAACTGTTCAAATGAAATCTTTGAACAATATGAAGAACTAGAATTTATAAAAGAGTTAGATAAAAATAGTGCTAAAAATATTTTAGAAATACAACCTTTTTACATGTGGATTTATCCATCTTTAAAAATGAAAAAAACTATTGAAAAATTTGAAGAAGATGAACCTTATAGAAATAAAGAACAAAAAGATAAAACAGAAACCTTACTTATGAAAAAAAAGGTTGAGAAAATTGATGATAAATCAAAAACTGATGGGCTTTTGGTATTTTTACCTGAAGGACTAATGAGTATTTTAGAAAGAGTAAATGTTGATAGAAGTGAAGATGATAGTTTTGATGAAAATGCCCTATTCAATGCACAGGATTTAGATGAAATAACAATTGGAAGAAAAAAAGCAAATCTAAACGCAAGAATAAAAATGGATTTAGATATTGAAAATGATGCAATTGAAGAGTATCCTATAAAATCAAACTTTTCATTAGATGAATGGGACTATAAAAAACAGAAATATTTAGAAAATTTTGTTAATATAAATCCAATATTTACAAAAAATATAAAAGCTATAAAACTTCCTATAAGACTGAACAAGATAACAAATCAGGTTCAACATGAACTAGATTTAATGCAACTAGATAAGATAAAAAGAAGTAATCTTGATTGTGGTGATGAAATAAATCTAAACACATGGATTGATTATAAAAGTTCAAAAGATAAAAGTGTAGATAAACAAAACTTTTTTGAAAGCTTTCAAAAAAATACAAGAGATATGAGTACCCTGATTCTTGCTGATACTTCGTTATCAACAGAAGCTGGTATTAGTTCCGAACTTAGAGTAATAGATATGATAAAAGATGGACTTATTGTATTTTCTGAAGCATTAGAAAGACTACAAGATAACTTTAGCATATATGCCTTTTCATCATTAAAAAACAAAGATGTAAAGTTTCATTTAATCAAAAACTTCCAAGAAAAGTATAACGATACTATAAGAGGAAGAATTGATTACATAAAACCAGGATACTACACAAGACTAGGTGCAGCAATAAGACAGTCAACTAAAATATTAGAAACTCAAAAAACAAAAAATAGATTACTTCTAATAATAAGTGATGGTAAACCAAATGATGTAGATAAATATGATGGAAGATATGGAATAGAAGATACTAAAAAAGCCATCAATGAAGTAAAAGCAAAAGGAATTGTACCATTTTGCATAACTATTGATTTAGAAGCAAAAAGCTACCTTACTTACCTTTTTGGAAAAAATGGTTTTACCGTAATTAGAAATGTAAAAAAACTTCCAAAAATTTTACCAGAAATATATATGAATTTAACAAAGGATTAA
- a CDS encoding cbb3-type cytochrome c oxidase subunit I, which translates to MKYSSQMVAKPYFIFALLLLAGEMLFGLVLGLQYINGDFLFPLIPFNVARMVHTNLLIVLILFAFMGAAYYLVPEESERELWSPKLAIITFWVFAVAGVITILGYLLVPYATLTEITYNHLFPTMGREFLEQPTIIKIGIVIVAISFVFNIAMTVLKGRKTVITVVLLTGLLGLAGLFLFAFYLPANLAEDKFFWWFVVHLWVEGVWELILGAILSFVLIKVTGVDREHIDKWLYLIIAMTLVSGIIGTGHHFFYIGTPDYWLWLGSIASAVEPLPFFLMVLYAFAMERQRRVFHENKIALTWAKGTAVIAFLGAGVWGFIHTLAPVNYYTHGTQLTAAHGHLAFFGAYIMIAFTIISYSMPIMRGRLKGNSLKAQKVERVSFWLMVIGMLGLTLALTVAGVWQIVLQRWPQSGEALNFMSTQEHLIPVYKVRVLFGVMTVIGLLTYLYSFFIKEPKESIA; encoded by the coding sequence ATGAAATATAGTTCACAAATGGTTGCAAAGCCATATTTTATTTTTGCACTACTTCTATTAGCAGGAGAGATGCTTTTTGGTTTAGTTTTAGGATTACAGTATATAAATGGAGATTTCTTATTTCCTCTAATTCCTTTTAATGTTGCAAGAATGGTACATACAAACCTACTAATTGTATTGATTCTTTTTGCTTTTATGGGAGCTGCATACTATTTAGTACCAGAAGAATCAGAAAGAGAATTATGGAGTCCAAAACTTGCAATAATTACCTTTTGGGTATTTGCAGTTGCAGGTGTAATTACAATACTTGGATATTTACTAGTTCCATATGCAACATTAACAGAGATTACATATAATCATCTATTTCCTACCATGGGAAGAGAGTTCTTAGAACAACCTACAATTATAAAAATAGGAATAGTAATTGTTGCTATTTCTTTTGTTTTTAATATTGCAATGACAGTACTAAAAGGTAGAAAAACAGTTATTACAGTAGTTTTATTAACAGGTCTTTTAGGTCTAGCAGGTTTATTCTTATTTGCATTTTATCTTCCTGCAAATCTTGCTGAAGATAAGTTCTTCTGGTGGTTTGTTGTTCACTTATGGGTTGAAGGTGTTTGGGAATTAATCCTTGGTGCTATTTTATCTTTTGTTCTAATTAAAGTAACAGGGGTAGATAGAGAGCATATTGACAAATGGCTATATCTAATTATTGCAATGACTTTAGTATCAGGGATTATAGGTACAGGACATCACTTCTTCTACATTGGTACTCCTGATTATTGGTTATGGTTGGGTTCTATTGCTTCAGCTGTTGAACCATTACCATTTTTCTTAATGGTTCTATACGCCTTTGCAATGGAAAGACAAAGAAGAGTTTTCCATGAAAACAAAATAGCTCTTACATGGGCAAAAGGAACTGCTGTAATTGCCTTCTTAGGTGCTGGAGTTTGGGGATTTATTCATACATTAGCTCCTGTAAACTACTACACACATGGTACTCAATTAACAGCAGCTCACGGTCACTTAGCATTTTTTGGTGCTTATATAATGATTGCATTTACAATAATCTCTTATTCAATGCCTATAATGAGAGGTAGGTTAAAAGGTAATTCTTTAAAAGCACAAAAAGTTGAAAGAGTATCTTTTTGGCTAATGGTTATAGGAATGTTAGGTTTAACTCTTGCTTTAACAGTTGCTGGAGTTTGGCAAATTGTTCTTCAAAGATGGCCCCAATCAGGAGAAGCTCTAAACTTTATGTCAACACAAGAGCATCTGATTCCTGTGTATAAAGTAAGAGTTTTATTTGGAGTTATGACTGTAATTGGGCTTTTAACTTACCTATATAGTTTCTTTATAAAAGAACCAAAAGAATCAATAGCCTAA
- a CDS encoding cytochrome c, with the protein MTEKITKNMARNIYFGGSLFFILLFVGLTVDTVKKFPELTNEDKLTQSVADGKHVWEKYNCVGCHTIMGEGAYYAPELANVFDRRGLKDEKTFKTYLSSWMASQPLDIKNRRKMPQFNLTDKEVEDLANFLIWTSRIDDNEWPPNIEG; encoded by the coding sequence ATGACTGAAAAAATTACGAAAAACATGGCTCGTAATATTTACTTTGGTGGAAGTTTGTTTTTTATATTACTCTTTGTAGGACTTACAGTTGATACAGTAAAGAAATTTCCTGAACTTACAAATGAAGATAAACTTACACAATCAGTAGCTGATGGGAAGCATGTATGGGAAAAATACAACTGTGTTGGTTGCCATACAATTATGGGAGAAGGTGCTTATTATGCTCCTGAACTTGCAAATGTATTTGATAGAAGAGGATTAAAAGATGAAAAAACTTTTAAAACATACCTTAGCTCATGGATGGCTTCACAACCTTTAGATATAAAAAATAGAAGAAAAATGCCTCAATTTAACCTTACAGATAAAGAAGTTGAAGATTTAGCAAATTTTCTAATTTGGACATCAAGGATTGATGATAATGAATGGCCACCTAACATTGAAGGATAA
- a CDS encoding Rrf2 family transcriptional regulator, producing the protein MQLHNTTKYAIRILCYIADNGNEKLYSAKELSEILGIPYKFLTKIMIELVNAKFVNSIKGREGGYELIADPSKTSIKDILETFKDLEEDNTCILGIGHCDCNNKCALHDKWVEPRALIRKMYENTTLEDIKDKDFKL; encoded by the coding sequence ATGCAACTACACAACACAACAAAATATGCAATAAGAATATTATGTTATATCGCTGATAATGGAAATGAAAAACTATATAGTGCAAAAGAGTTATCAGAGATATTAGGTATTCCTTATAAATTTTTAACAAAAATAATGATTGAACTAGTAAATGCAAAGTTTGTTAACTCAATAAAAGGTAGAGAAGGGGGATATGAACTAATAGCAGATCCTTCTAAAACTAGTATTAAAGATATTTTGGAAACATTTAAGGACTTAGAAGAAGACAATACTTGTATCTTAGGGATAGGTCATTGTGATTGTAATAACAAGTGTGCATTACATGATAAATGGGTTGAGCCTAGAGCTTTAATTAGAAAAATGTATGAAAATACTACCTTAGAAGATATCAAAGATAAAGATTTTAAGTTATAA
- a CDS encoding PQQ-dependent sugar dehydrogenase, translating to MIRIFVLMVFLLPGILFSNTNNFEYKLETVVSNLGKVWGMTYLNEKEVLFTQTNGEIGILNLEKKDIKYLLNTPTVYHRGQGGLLDVQKSPNFEKDRTLYFTYVKEVKKKGVTTLAKAKLINNELQDWKDLLITKSASNTSRHFGSRITFDEEGHLYFTVGDRGVRPNGQDLTTHAGTVIRLNLDGTIPKDNPFIENPNALDEIYSYGHRNIQGIFYDKKTKRLWAIEHGPRGGDEINLIEKGKNYGWPVISFGKEYWAPISVGEGTHKAGMEQAKKYFIPSIAPSSLIVYSGRLFKSLEGKLLSGALKLTHLNIITMNENNEFVEEKRVLSEYHQRIRNVIESPKGELLLSTDSGKFYILTK from the coding sequence ATGATAAGAATTTTTGTTTTAATGGTTTTTTTATTACCAGGTATTTTGTTTTCAAATACTAATAATTTTGAATATAAATTAGAAACAGTTGTTTCTAACCTTGGTAAAGTATGGGGTATGACTTATCTAAATGAAAAAGAGGTTTTATTTACTCAAACAAATGGTGAGATAGGAATATTAAACCTAGAGAAAAAAGACATCAAATATTTATTAAATACACCAACTGTTTATCATAGAGGACAGGGTGGTTTATTGGATGTTCAAAAGAGCCCAAATTTTGAGAAAGATAGAACACTTTATTTTACATATGTAAAAGAAGTGAAGAAAAAAGGTGTAACAACTTTAGCAAAAGCAAAACTTATAAATAATGAACTTCAAGACTGGAAAGATTTACTTATAACCAAATCTGCAAGTAATACTTCAAGGCACTTTGGAAGTAGAATAACCTTTGATGAAGAAGGACACTTATATTTTACTGTTGGAGATAGAGGTGTTAGACCAAATGGACAAGACTTAACAACCCATGCAGGAACAGTTATAAGACTAAACCTTGATGGTACTATTCCTAAAGATAATCCTTTTATAGAAAATCCAAATGCCTTAGATGAAATTTACTCATATGGACATAGAAATATTCAAGGAATTTTTTATGATAAGAAAACTAAAAGATTATGGGCAATAGAACATGGTCCTAGAGGTGGAGATGAGATTAATTTAATAGAAAAGGGTAAAAACTATGGTTGGCCTGTTATCTCTTTTGGAAAAGAGTATTGGGCTCCTATTTCTGTAGGAGAAGGAACTCATAAAGCAGGTATGGAACAAGCAAAAAAGTATTTTATACCTTCTATTGCACCTAGTTCTTTAATAGTTTATTCTGGAAGACTGTTTAAAAGCCTAGAAGGAAAACTTTTATCTGGAGCACTAAAACTTACTCATCTAAATATTATAACTATGAATGAAAACAATGAGTTTGTAGAAGAAAAAAGAGTTTTAAGCGAGTATCATCAAAGAATAAGAAATGTTATAGAGTCTCCTAAAGGAGAACTTCTTCTTTCAACTGACAGTGGTAAATTTTATATTTTGACTAAGTAG
- a CDS encoding DJ-1/PfpI family protein — MSKRILVLAGDFVEDYELMVPFQALLMLGHTVDVVCPDKKAGEQIKTAIHDFEGDQTYTEKPGHNFTLNATFDEIDETSYDALVVPGGRAPEYIRLNQRVLEIVKDFNNKNKPIASICHGIQVLVAADVVKDKTCSCYPACAPDLNMKGGTWIDIGFEAAHVDGNLVTAAAWPAHPAWLAKFNELL; from the coding sequence ATGTCAAAAAGAATTTTAGTATTAGCAGGTGATTTTGTAGAAGATTATGAATTAATGGTTCCTTTCCAAGCACTATTAATGTTAGGTCATACTGTTGATGTAGTTTGTCCAGATAAAAAAGCAGGAGAGCAGATTAAAACTGCTATTCATGATTTTGAAGGTGATCAAACATATACAGAAAAGCCAGGACATAATTTTACATTAAATGCAACATTTGATGAAATTGATGAGACAAGTTATGATGCACTTGTAGTTCCAGGTGGTAGAGCTCCTGAGTATATTAGACTTAATCAAAGAGTATTAGAGATTGTAAAAGATTTTAACAATAAAAATAAACCAATAGCTTCAATTTGCCATGGTATTCAAGTTTTAGTTGCTGCTGATGTAGTTAAAGACAAAACTTGTTCTTGTTATCCAGCTTGTGCACCTGATTTAAATATGAAAGGTGGTACGTGGATTGATATTGGTTTTGAAGCTGCACATGTAGATGGAAATCTAGTTACTGCTGCTGCTTGGCCTGCACATCCAGCTTGGCTTGCAAAATTTAATGAACTTTTATAA
- a CDS encoding IclR family transcriptional regulator, with protein MSTQLQSLTKGLQVYKEIVNYGKPILASTLCDRLDINKSTMSRILQTLKDENYITYLDNSNEIIPKSLENKTTQKTKIQILVEKTKPILENVYELTKECAYFGVFDDYKVLYVNQIDKSNRKIKTRNSIGLQAPLHTNALGKSILAFGNYDLELIKLNQYTHNTITDMSFLEQAIEEVKENGYSIDNSEYQDNMSCVAVPLFNHENILIGAVGISGTKERLSIEKLNSLGKDISRLVESYKVVC; from the coding sequence ATGTCAACACAGCTACAATCTTTAACAAAAGGTTTACAAGTTTATAAAGAGATAGTAAACTATGGAAAACCTATTTTAGCTTCAACTCTTTGTGATAGATTAGATATAAATAAAAGTACTATGTCTAGGATTTTACAAACCTTAAAAGATGAAAATTATATTACTTATTTAGATAACTCAAATGAGATTATTCCAAAGTCTTTAGAGAATAAAACTACTCAAAAAACAAAGATACAAATCTTAGTAGAGAAAACAAAACCTATTTTAGAAAATGTTTATGAGCTCACAAAAGAGTGCGCTTATTTTGGGGTTTTTGATGATTATAAAGTTTTATATGTAAATCAAATTGATAAATCTAATAGGAAAATAAAAACAAGAAACAGTATAGGTCTTCAAGCTCCTTTACATACAAATGCTTTAGGTAAATCAATCTTAGCCTTTGGAAACTATGATTTAGAACTTATAAAACTAAATCAATATACTCACAATACAATTACTGATATGAGCTTTTTAGAACAGGCAATTGAAGAAGTAAAAGAGAATGGCTACTCAATTGATAATAGTGAATATCAAGACAATATGTCTTGCGTAGCAGTTCCTTTATTTAACCATGAAAATATATTAATAGGTGCGGTTGGTATTTCTGGAACTAAAGAAAGGCTTTCTATAGAAAAACTTAACTCTTTAGGAAAAGATATTTCAAGGTTAGTTGAAAGTTATAAAGTTGTTTGCTAA
- a CDS encoding YitT family protein produces MKEFNFNQELKNYAYIFIASIILAIGIVGFFSPNKIITGGTAGLALLLHYITPLTIGTLIAAVNLPLVLIGWKYLGKMFAIRTIITILIISLAIDFFDKVIMLKPFVLEMPLASIFGGIFIGVGLALVIKGNSSAGGSTIIARIVASKSEIKPGTVILVIDSLIILSSLFIFDDVARVLYSIVSIYVTTRIIDTILTGRLNKKVVYLVSKKTDELKKQITEQLGPEGTIIKGDGLFEGQDKRMILLIVEVNKLQVLRQMLKETDPEEGFLIITEATEMLGRGH; encoded by the coding sequence ATGAAAGAATTCAATTTTAATCAAGAGTTAAAAAACTATGCATATATTTTTATTGCATCTATTATTCTAGCTATTGGAATAGTAGGCTTCTTCTCTCCAAATAAGATAATTACAGGTGGAACAGCAGGTCTTGCCCTACTTTTACACTATATAACACCACTTACAATAGGTACACTTATAGCTGCTGTTAACCTTCCTTTAGTACTTATAGGTTGGAAATACCTTGGTAAAATGTTTGCTATTAGAACTATCATCACTATTTTAATAATCTCCCTTGCAATTGACTTTTTTGATAAAGTTATTATGTTAAAACCTTTTGTTTTAGAGATGCCTCTTGCTTCTATTTTTGGTGGTATCTTTATTGGAGTTGGACTTGCACTTGTTATAAAAGGAAACTCTAGTGCAGGTGGTTCTACTATTATTGCTAGAATAGTTGCTTCAAAAAGTGAAATCAAGCCAGGAACAGTAATACTTGTAATTGATTCACTTATTATTCTTTCTTCTTTATTTATCTTTGATGATGTAGCAAGAGTTTTATACAGTATTGTAAGTATCTATGTAACAACGAGAATAATAGACACCATCTTAACAGGAAGGTTAAACAAAAAAGTTGTTTATCTAGTAAGTAAAAAAACAGATGAATTAAAAAAACAAATCACTGAACAACTGGGACCTGAAGGGACTATTATAAAAGGTGATGGACTTTTTGAAGGACAAGATAAAAGAATGATTCTTTTAATTGTAGAGGTAAACAAACTTCAAGTTTTAAGACAAATGCTTAAAGAAACAGACCCAGAAGAAGGATTTTTAATCATTACAGAAGCTACTGAGATGTTAGGACGAGGACACTAA
- a CDS encoding DUF2892 domain-containing protein: protein MNKFDKFRNFCRKFRILIGIVLIAVGYFTGIAWFYLGIIPLVAGLVDFCPLCIISKKCTPKNLQSH from the coding sequence ATGAACAAGTTTGATAAGTTTAGAAATTTTTGTAGAAAGTTTAGAATTCTAATTGGTATAGTACTAATTGCAGTTGGATATTTTACAGGTATTGCATGGTTTTACTTAGGAATTATTCCTTTAGTAGCAGGACTTGTTGATTTTTGTCCACTTTGTATTATCTCAAAAAAATGTACACCTAAAAATCTACAAAGCCATTAA
- the sfsA gene encoding DNA/RNA nuclease SfsA codes for MKFEELIHGKLIKRYKRFLADITLDNGEEITAHVPNSGAMTSCIEDNCDVWVTFHDNPKRKLKYTLELTKMGENLICTNTGVANKIAIEAIENGTIKELQGYDNLKPEQKYGNQNSRIDILLWNNDSDKKCFVEIKSVSLNLGETLAFPDAKTTRGQKHLEELRDMVKEGHRAVMLYVIQRTDNLPFRIAHEIDKKYNENFEEVTSNGVEVLVYQSDINLEEINIKGINKGIKN; via the coding sequence ATGAAATTTGAAGAATTAATACATGGAAAACTTATAAAAAGATACAAAAGATTTTTGGCTGACATTACTCTTGATAACGGAGAAGAGATAACAGCCCACGTGCCAAATAGTGGAGCTATGACTTCATGTATTGAAGACAACTGTGATGTTTGGGTTACTTTTCATGATAATCCAAAAAGAAAACTAAAATATACCTTAGAACTAACAAAAATGGGTGAAAACCTTATTTGTACAAATACAGGTGTTGCAAATAAAATTGCCATTGAAGCTATTGAGAATGGAACAATAAAAGAACTGCAAGGTTATGATAATTTAAAACCTGAACAAAAGTATGGAAATCAAAATAGTAGAATCGATATTTTGCTTTGGAATAATGATAGCGATAAAAAATGCTTTGTTGAAATCAAAAGTGTAAGTCTAAATCTAGGTGAGACGCTTGCTTTTCCTGATGCAAAAACAACTAGAGGTCAAAAACATTTAGAAGAATTAAGAGATATGGTAAAAGAAGGTCATAGAGCTGTAATGCTTTATGTTATTCAAAGAACAGACAACTTACCTTTTAGAATAGCCCATGAAATAGATAAAAAATATAATGAGAATTTTGAAGAAGTAACTTCAAATGGAGTTGAAGTACTAGTTTATCAATCAGATATAAACCTTGAAGAAATAAATATCAAGGGTATAAATAAAGGAATTAAAAACTAA
- a CDS encoding RNase H family protein — protein sequence MEKIKKVFVDGSVNPKSKVGIGAFYLCDEIENFDENKIKIKKFEDTSSTKLELECLLWALKTIDSKDKLLIYTDCQNIFSLLNREKKLKKNNYFTSTNKKIKNHLLYEEFFYLNEKYDLEFIKVKGHKKSSLKDEIDLVFSKVDKKARKELRNITLDTISK from the coding sequence ATGGAAAAAATAAAAAAAGTTTTTGTAGATGGAAGTGTTAATCCAAAGAGTAAAGTGGGTATTGGTGCATTTTATCTTTGTGATGAGATAGAAAATTTTGATGAAAATAAAATCAAGATAAAAAAGTTTGAGGATACATCTTCAACAAAATTAGAACTAGAGTGTTTACTTTGGGCTTTGAAAACTATTGATAGTAAAGATAAACTTCTTATTTATACTGATTGTCAAAATATCTTTTCTCTTTTAAATAGAGAAAAAAAATTAAAAAAGAATAACTATTTTACTTCAACAAATAAAAAAATCAAAAATCATCTATTATATGAAGAGTTTTTTTATCTAAATGAAAAATATGATTTAGAGTTTATAAAAGTAAAAGGACATAAAAAAAGCTCACTAAAAGATGAAATTGATTTAGTTTTTTCAAAAGTAGATAAAAAAGCAAGAAAAGAGCTTAGAAATATAACTTTAGATACAATTTCAAAATGA
- the greA gene encoding transcription elongation factor GreA, whose translation MKELITEQGYQKFVSEFNKLLKVEKPHWVKEKEIAAQFGDRSENAEYISAKEMIRNIDKRLRFLDRIIKNSDVIDINKIPHEKVNFGSCVKLLNLETEEEKTFCIVGTYETNPNKNLISNKSPLGRALLAKELNEEFEFTINNETYEYEVIEIKKYEYK comes from the coding sequence ATGAAAGAATTAATAACAGAACAAGGCTACCAAAAGTTTGTAAGTGAATTTAATAAGCTTTTAAAAGTAGAAAAACCTCATTGGGTAAAAGAGAAAGAAATAGCAGCTCAATTTGGTGATAGAAGTGAAAATGCTGAGTATATTTCTGCAAAAGAGATGATTAGGAATATTGATAAAAGACTTAGGTTTTTAGATAGAATTATTAAAAATAGTGATGTAATTGATATAAATAAAATTCCCCATGAAAAAGTAAACTTTGGCTCTTGTGTAAAGCTTCTAAATTTAGAAACAGAAGAAGAAAAAACTTTTTGTATAGTTGGAACATATGAAACTAATCCAAATAAAAATCTAATTTCAAATAAATCTCCCCTTGGTAGAGCACTTTTAGCAAAAGAGTTAAATGAAGAGTTTGAGTTTACAATAAATAATGAAACATATGAATATGAAGTAATAGAGATAAAAAAATATGAATATAAATGA